The proteins below come from a single Agrococcus beijingensis genomic window:
- a CDS encoding FtsK/SpoIIIE domain-containing protein: MKVKLTLHRPTAEPTDVVITADSTASVEDVARQIALADPDRSIAFGDGDTLSLAVAPPTEQQLVQLQPDALIAEAPIGSGFHTQVVNLGAGGSRRGGPAGSALEAIAVLRVVGGPLRGQEFQLGRGHASIGRDAKNDIVLADQLVSKRHARIEVGTHIEVVDLNSANGVVVDGGLVSRLRVVPGAVFTLGDTALTVDLVGVFDASGPDPVLERGGALMFNRSPRVEARYPGTDHKGPRMPKEIIQRLFPWPMLVTPILLAGAMFALTNNPRSILIALMTPLMLLGNFINMKTQNGQKQKFEVEMFEGRYEELEEILYREKPKEEAVRNLEVPPVAEVFEHAMRLGPMLWTRRPEHWNFLSVRLGTCRAESRNTIKEDEVQDGLAEYLERVERLRERYRYVDDVPIVESFSSAGSIGIAGPKSLAADALRGMAVQLYGLHAPNEVVTVAICDPEWTGELEWMKWLPHTTSETSPFKDMPLADSATAGTALLNALEELVLGRSKQASPDRKTPFDEDWDPMRYGSDVERAAKDTVTPIQTSVVLIVTNDAPVDRPRLTQILERGSAVGVYGVFVAPAVESLPAVCRSFIDVTAGLESARVGTVRSGVDYDDVKVEGVSGEYMQMLAKRLAPVVDASIVINDSSDIPDSVMFLSLVGAELADDSNAVIERWRQNNTILDRSGGPKPRLKKAGNLRAIMGQGATDAMTLDLRTQGPHALVGGTTGAGKSEFLQAWVLGMATAHSPDRVTFLFVDYKGGSAFADCVELPHCVGLVTDLSPHLVRRALTSLRAELHHREHLLNRKKAKDLLELEKRQDPETPPALVLVIDEFAALAGEVPEFVDGVVDIAQRGRSLGIHLIMATQRPAGVIKDNLRANTNLRVALRMADESDSKDVVDDPVAASFPASIPGRGIAKTGPGRLVPFQSAYAGGWTTDEVQAADVKVAELRFGSVQRWEPESAPESDAHDEDLGPTDQKRIVRTLIAATRQARIPAPRRPWLDDLETTVDLRDLALDGDGRIVLGKADVPERQRQDAVHFHPDRDGSMLVYGTSGSGKSTLLKTIGIAAGMRPELSHAEIYGLDFASGALKSLEILPHVGSIIAGDDAERVQRLLRSLGRELDRRGKAFAAASAASLTEYRELVDPKASRIFLLLDNFPQFKAEWEVTSARSPFYQVFMRILGEGRPLGIHAVVTADRSGAVPTAVSSNISRRVVLRLSDESGYMLVGAPKDILDDQSAPGRGIVDGLEMQVATLGGTPNVAEQTKLMGQLADALRTQGAQDVEEIGALPTRLALTQLPDRVDDFPVLGVAEDTLAARDFDPVGTFIVAGPPASGKTNALKAMIIAVERFDPDVKLFHFAGRRSVLHDFRPWVRSVTRPDAAKELATELTEIVGDESIPGRIMIVIENVPQFADSDAERALKGLFQAINRSDHLLVGDADITQVTGGYGFIGDFKAGRKGIVLKPDAYDGDSVFKVPFPKVKRADFPEGRGIFVQQGRAVTVQLPLVPEDAARPPAQAPVAPPATEGAQSAPSPVAVGSTSTEGGTA, encoded by the coding sequence ATGAAGGTCAAGCTCACCCTGCACCGGCCGACGGCCGAGCCCACCGACGTCGTCATCACGGCCGACTCGACGGCCTCCGTCGAGGACGTCGCGCGGCAGATCGCGCTCGCCGACCCCGACCGCTCGATCGCGTTCGGCGACGGCGACACCCTCTCGCTCGCGGTCGCGCCGCCCACCGAGCAGCAGCTGGTGCAGCTGCAGCCCGACGCGCTCATCGCCGAGGCGCCCATCGGCTCCGGCTTCCACACGCAGGTCGTGAACCTCGGGGCCGGCGGCTCGCGCAGGGGCGGGCCGGCGGGCAGCGCGCTCGAGGCGATCGCGGTGCTGCGCGTCGTCGGCGGGCCGCTGCGCGGCCAGGAGTTCCAGCTCGGGCGGGGCCACGCCTCGATCGGCCGCGACGCGAAGAACGACATCGTGCTCGCCGACCAGCTGGTCTCGAAGCGCCACGCGCGCATCGAGGTGGGCACGCACATCGAGGTCGTCGACCTGAACTCCGCCAACGGCGTCGTCGTCGACGGCGGCCTCGTCTCGCGCCTGCGCGTGGTGCCGGGCGCGGTCTTCACCCTCGGGGACACGGCACTGACGGTCGACCTCGTCGGCGTCTTTGACGCATCCGGCCCCGATCCGGTGCTCGAGCGCGGCGGGGCCCTCATGTTCAACCGCTCGCCCCGCGTCGAGGCCCGCTACCCGGGCACCGACCACAAGGGCCCGCGGATGCCGAAGGAGATCATCCAGCGGCTCTTCCCCTGGCCGATGCTCGTCACGCCGATCCTGCTCGCAGGCGCGATGTTCGCGCTGACGAACAACCCGCGCTCGATCCTCATCGCGCTCATGACGCCGCTCATGCTGCTGGGCAACTTCATCAACATGAAGACCCAGAACGGCCAGAAGCAGAAGTTCGAGGTCGAGATGTTCGAGGGGCGGTACGAGGAGCTCGAGGAGATCCTCTACCGCGAGAAGCCCAAGGAGGAGGCGGTCCGCAACCTCGAGGTGCCGCCGGTCGCCGAGGTCTTCGAGCACGCGATGCGGCTCGGCCCGATGCTCTGGACCCGCAGGCCCGAGCACTGGAACTTCCTGTCGGTGCGCCTCGGCACGTGCCGTGCGGAGTCGCGCAACACCATCAAGGAGGACGAGGTCCAGGACGGCCTGGCCGAGTACCTCGAGCGCGTCGAGCGGCTGCGCGAGCGCTACCGCTACGTCGACGACGTGCCGATCGTCGAGTCGTTCTCGTCGGCGGGCTCGATCGGCATCGCCGGCCCCAAGTCGCTGGCGGCGGATGCGCTGCGCGGCATGGCCGTGCAGCTCTACGGGCTGCACGCCCCCAACGAGGTCGTGACGGTCGCCATCTGCGACCCGGAGTGGACCGGCGAGCTCGAGTGGATGAAGTGGCTGCCCCACACCACCAGCGAGACCAGCCCCTTCAAGGACATGCCGCTCGCCGACTCGGCGACCGCCGGCACAGCCCTGCTGAACGCGCTCGAGGAGCTCGTGCTGGGCCGCTCGAAGCAGGCCTCGCCCGACCGCAAGACGCCGTTCGACGAGGACTGGGACCCGATGCGGTACGGCTCCGACGTCGAGCGGGCCGCGAAGGACACCGTCACCCCGATCCAGACGTCGGTGGTGCTGATCGTCACGAACGACGCGCCGGTCGACCGGCCCAGGCTCACGCAGATCCTCGAGCGCGGCTCGGCCGTGGGCGTCTACGGCGTGTTCGTCGCCCCCGCCGTCGAGTCGCTGCCGGCGGTCTGCCGCAGCTTCATCGACGTCACCGCCGGGCTCGAGTCGGCGCGGGTCGGCACCGTGCGCTCCGGCGTCGACTACGACGACGTCAAGGTCGAGGGCGTCTCCGGCGAGTACATGCAGATGCTCGCGAAGCGCCTCGCCCCCGTCGTCGACGCGAGCATCGTGATCAACGACTCCTCCGACATCCCCGACTCCGTCATGTTCCTGTCGCTCGTCGGCGCAGAGCTCGCGGACGACTCGAACGCGGTGATCGAGCGCTGGCGTCAGAACAACACCATCCTCGACCGCTCCGGCGGCCCCAAGCCGCGTCTCAAGAAGGCCGGCAACCTGCGCGCGATCATGGGTCAGGGCGCCACCGACGCGATGACCCTCGACCTGCGCACGCAGGGCCCGCACGCGCTCGTCGGCGGCACGACCGGCGCCGGCAAGTCGGAGTTCCTGCAGGCGTGGGTGCTGGGCATGGCGACCGCGCACAGCCCCGACCGCGTCACCTTCCTGTTCGTCGACTACAAGGGCGGATCGGCCTTCGCCGACTGCGTCGAGCTGCCGCATTGCGTGGGCCTCGTCACCGACCTCAGCCCGCACCTGGTGCGCCGGGCGCTGACGAGCCTGCGCGCCGAGCTGCACCACCGCGAGCACCTGCTCAACCGCAAGAAGGCGAAGGACCTGCTCGAGCTCGAGAAGCGGCAGGATCCCGAGACCCCGCCGGCGCTCGTGCTCGTGATCGACGAGTTCGCGGCGCTCGCGGGCGAGGTGCCCGAGTTCGTCGACGGCGTCGTCGACATCGCGCAGCGCGGCCGCTCGCTCGGCATCCACCTGATCATGGCCACGCAGCGCCCGGCCGGCGTGATCAAGGACAACCTGCGCGCCAACACGAACCTGCGTGTGGCGCTGCGCATGGCCGACGAGTCCGACTCGAAGGACGTCGTCGACGACCCGGTGGCGGCGTCGTTCCCGGCCTCGATCCCCGGCCGCGGCATCGCCAAGACCGGCCCCGGCCGACTGGTGCCCTTCCAGTCGGCCTACGCCGGCGGCTGGACCACCGACGAGGTGCAGGCCGCCGACGTGAAGGTGGCCGAGCTGCGCTTCGGCTCGGTGCAGCGCTGGGAGCCCGAGTCGGCGCCCGAGTCCGACGCGCACGACGAGGATCTCGGCCCCACCGACCAGAAGCGCATCGTGCGCACGCTCATCGCGGCGACCAGGCAGGCGCGCATCCCGGCGCCGCGGCGGCCCTGGCTCGACGACCTCGAGACGACCGTCGACCTGCGCGACCTGGCGCTCGACGGCGACGGCCGCATCGTGCTGGGCAAGGCCGACGTGCCGGAGCGGCAGCGGCAGGACGCCGTCCACTTCCACCCCGACCGCGACGGCTCGATGCTCGTCTACGGCACCTCGGGCTCCGGCAAGTCGACGCTGCTGAAGACCATCGGCATCGCCGCCGGCATGCGCCCCGAGCTCAGCCACGCCGAGATCTACGGCCTCGACTTCGCCTCCGGCGCCCTCAAGTCGCTCGAGATCCTGCCGCACGTCGGCTCGATCATCGCCGGCGACGACGCCGAGCGCGTGCAGCGCCTGCTGCGCTCGCTCGGGCGCGAGCTCGACCGCCGCGGCAAGGCGTTCGCGGCGGCGAGCGCGGCCAGCCTCACCGAGTACCGCGAGCTGGTCGACCCGAAGGCGAGCCGCATCTTCCTGCTGCTCGACAACTTCCCGCAGTTCAAGGCCGAGTGGGAGGTCACGAGCGCCCGCTCGCCGTTCTACCAGGTGTTCATGCGCATCCTCGGCGAAGGCCGGCCGCTCGGCATCCACGCGGTCGTGACCGCCGACCGCTCGGGCGCCGTGCCGACCGCGGTGAGCTCGAACATCTCGCGCCGCGTGGTGCTGCGGCTCTCGGACGAGTCGGGCTACATGCTCGTCGGTGCGCCGAAGGACATCCTCGACGACCAGTCGGCGCCCGGCCGCGGCATCGTCGACGGCCTCGAGATGCAGGTCGCCACCCTTGGCGGCACGCCCAACGTGGCCGAGCAGACGAAGCTCATGGGCCAGCTGGCGGATGCGCTGCGCACGCAGGGCGCGCAGGACGTCGAGGAGATCGGCGCGCTGCCGACGCGCCTGGCGCTCACGCAGCTGCCCGACCGCGTCGACGACTTCCCGGTGCTCGGCGTCGCCGAGGACACCCTGGCCGCGCGCGACTTCGACCCCGTCGGCACGTTCATCGTCGCCGGGCCGCCCGCGTCGGGCAAGACGAACGCGCTGAAGGCCATGATCATCGCGGTCGAGCGCTTCGACCCGGATGTGAAGCTGTTCCACTTCGCCGGCCGCCGCTCGGTGCTGCACGACTTCCGCCCCTGGGTGCGCAGCGTCACCCGGCCCGACGCCGCGAAGGAGCTCGCGACCGAGCTCACCGAGATCGTCGGCGACGAGTCGATCCCCGGCCGCATCATGATCGTGATCGAGAACGTGCCGCAGTTCGCCGACTCCGATGCCGAGCGGGCGCTGAAGGGCCTGTTCCAGGCGATCAACCGCAGCGACCACCTGCTCGTCGGCGACGCCGACATCACGCAGGTCACCGGCGGCTACGGGTTCATCGGCGACTTCAAGGCCGGGCGCAAGGGCATCGTGCTGAAGCCGGATGCGTACGACGGCGACTCGGTCTTCAAGGTGCCGTTCCCGAAGGTCAAGCGCGCCGACTTCCCCGAGGGCCGCGGCATCTTCGTGCAGCAGGGACGCGCGGTCACCGTGCAGCTGCCGCTGGTGCCGGAAGACGCGGCACGGCCGCCCGCCCAGGCGCCCGTCGCCCCGCCCGCGACCGAGGGCGCGCAGAGCGCGCCGTCCCCGGTCGCCGTGGGCAGCACATCAACCGAAGGAGGCACCGCATGA
- a CDS encoding WXG100 family type VII secretion target — protein MSDFGASYAEMESVAGKLDTGREDISGVLKDLKSQVDTLLGEDFKTQHASGKFGEGYEELTTGLEQAIEGISDMGEALRGMMQAIQSLDEQLAGS, from the coding sequence ATGAGCGATTTCGGAGCATCCTACGCCGAGATGGAGTCGGTGGCGGGCAAGCTCGACACGGGCAGGGAGGACATCTCGGGTGTCCTGAAGGACCTGAAGAGCCAGGTCGACACCCTGCTGGGCGAGGACTTCAAGACGCAGCACGCGTCGGGCAAGTTCGGTGAGGGCTACGAGGAGCTGACGACGGGCCTCGAGCAGGCCATCGAGGGCATCTCCGACATGGGCGAGGCGCTGCGCGGCATGATGCAGGCGATCCAGTCGCTCGACGAGCAGCTCGCCGGCAGCTGA
- the rpsL gene encoding 30S ribosomal protein S12, with product MPTIQQLVRKGRSPKVSKTKAPALKANPQQRGVCTRVYTTTPKKPNSALRKVARVKLSNGTEVTAYIPGEGHNLQEHSMVLVRGGRVKDLPGVRYKIVRGALDTQAVKNRKQARSRYGAKMEKK from the coding sequence GTGCCCACCATTCAGCAGCTGGTCCGCAAGGGTCGGTCGCCCAAGGTCTCGAAGACCAAGGCGCCCGCCCTGAAGGCGAACCCCCAGCAGCGCGGCGTCTGCACCCGCGTCTACACCACCACCCCCAAGAAGCCGAACTCGGCGCTCCGCAAGGTCGCCCGCGTGAAGCTCTCGAACGGCACCGAGGTCACGGCCTACATCCCCGGTGAGGGCCACAACCTCCAGGAGCACTCGATGGTGCTCGTCCGCGGCGGTCGTGTGAAGGACCTCCCCGGCGTGCGCTACAAGATCGTGCGCGGCGCGCTCGACACCCAGGCAGTCAAGAACCGCAAGCAGGCTCGCAGCCGCTACGGCGCGAAGATGGAGAAGAAGTAA
- the rpsG gene encoding 30S ribosomal protein S7 — MPRKGPAPKRPVVADPVYGAPIVSQLVNKILLDGKKGLAERIVYGALAGVGTKSGQDAVVVLKKALDNIRPTLEVKSRRVGGSTYQVPIEVKPHRANTLALRWLVSYAKARREKTMTERLQNEILDASNGLGAAVKRREDTHKMAESNKAFAHYRW, encoded by the coding sequence ATGCCTCGCAAGGGACCCGCACCCAAGCGCCCGGTCGTTGCTGACCCCGTCTACGGCGCACCGATCGTCTCGCAGCTCGTCAACAAGATCCTGCTCGACGGCAAGAAGGGCCTGGCCGAGCGCATCGTCTACGGCGCGCTCGCCGGCGTCGGCACCAAGTCGGGCCAGGATGCCGTCGTCGTGCTCAAGAAGGCGCTCGACAACATCCGCCCCACCCTCGAGGTGAAGTCGCGCCGCGTCGGTGGCTCGACCTACCAGGTGCCGATCGAGGTCAAGCCGCACCGTGCGAACACCCTCGCGCTGCGCTGGCTCGTCTCGTACGCCAAGGCTCGTCGCGAGAAGACGATGACCGAGCGTCTGCAGAACGAGATCCTCGACGCCTCCAACGGCCTCGGCGCCGCTGTGAAGCGCCGCGAGGACACGCACAAGATGGCCGAGTCGAACAAGGCCTTCGCGCACTACCGCTGGTGA
- the fusA gene encoding elongation factor G yields the protein MAQEALTDLSKVRNIGIMAHIDAGKTTTTERILFYTGVNHKIGETHDGASTTDWMEQEQERGITITSAAVTCFWDNNQINIIDTPGHVDFTVEVERSLRVLDGAVAVFDGKEGVEPQSETVWRQADKYDVPRICFVNKMDKMGADFYYTVDTIINRLGARPLVIQLPIGFESGFEGIVDLVEMNAKTWRGDSKGDVKMGAEYAIEEIPEDLKEKAAEYRAALLETVAETDDALMEKYFEGEELTVAEIKAAIRKMTVNSEIYPVLCGSAFKNRGVQPMLDAVVDYLPTPLDVPAIPGHDVRDEEVIIERHADRDEPFAALAFKVAVHPFFGRLTYVRVYSGHVPSGAAVANSTKGKKERIGKIFQMHANKEIPVDSMTAGHIYAVIGLKDTTTGDTLSDPANQVVLESMTFPEPVIEVAIEPKTKADQEKLGTAIQKLAEEDPTFRTENNPETGQTVIKGMGELHLDILVDRMKREFKVEANVGKPQVAYRETIKGTVEKYDYTHKKQTGGSGQFAKVQIKLEPMEVTAETTYEFVNATSGGRVPREYIPSVDAGMQDAMQVGVLAGFPTVGVKATLLDGAAHDVDSSEMAFKIAGSMAYKEAARKAQPVLLEPLMAVEVRTPEEYMGDVIGDLNSRRGQIQSMEDAQGVKVVKALVPLSEMFGYVGDLRSKTSGRAVYSMEFSSYAEVPKVVSDEIVQKSKGE from the coding sequence GTGGCACAGGAAGCACTCACCGACCTGAGCAAGGTCCGCAACATCGGCATCATGGCCCACATCGATGCCGGCAAGACCACGACGACCGAGCGCATCCTGTTCTACACGGGCGTCAACCACAAGATCGGCGAGACCCACGACGGCGCCTCGACGACCGACTGGATGGAGCAGGAGCAGGAGCGCGGCATCACGATCACGTCGGCCGCCGTGACCTGCTTCTGGGACAACAACCAGATCAACATCATCGACACCCCCGGCCACGTCGACTTCACGGTCGAGGTCGAGCGCTCGCTCCGCGTGCTCGACGGCGCGGTCGCCGTCTTCGACGGCAAGGAGGGCGTCGAGCCCCAGTCCGAGACCGTCTGGCGCCAGGCCGACAAGTACGACGTGCCGCGCATCTGCTTCGTCAACAAGATGGACAAGATGGGCGCCGACTTCTACTACACGGTCGACACCATCATCAACCGCCTCGGCGCTCGCCCGCTGGTCATCCAGCTGCCGATCGGCTTCGAGTCGGGCTTCGAGGGCATCGTCGACCTGGTCGAGATGAACGCGAAGACCTGGCGCGGCGACTCCAAGGGTGACGTCAAGATGGGCGCCGAGTACGCCATCGAGGAGATCCCCGAGGACCTCAAGGAGAAGGCCGCCGAGTACCGCGCGGCCCTGCTCGAGACCGTCGCCGAGACCGACGACGCCCTCATGGAGAAGTACTTCGAGGGCGAGGAGCTGACGGTCGCCGAGATCAAGGCCGCCATCCGCAAGATGACGGTGAACTCCGAGATCTACCCCGTGCTCTGCGGCTCGGCGTTCAAGAACCGCGGCGTGCAGCCGATGCTCGACGCGGTCGTGGACTACCTGCCCACGCCGCTCGACGTGCCGGCCATCCCCGGCCACGACGTGCGCGACGAAGAGGTCATCATCGAGCGCCACGCCGACCGCGACGAGCCGTTCGCGGCGCTCGCGTTCAAGGTCGCGGTGCACCCCTTCTTCGGTCGTCTGACCTACGTCCGCGTCTACTCGGGCCACGTGCCCTCGGGCGCAGCGGTCGCGAACTCGACCAAGGGCAAGAAGGAGCGCATCGGCAAGATCTTCCAGATGCACGCCAACAAGGAGATCCCGGTCGACTCGATGACCGCGGGCCACATCTACGCGGTGATCGGCCTCAAGGACACGACGACCGGCGACACGCTGAGCGACCCGGCCAACCAGGTCGTCCTCGAGTCGATGACCTTCCCCGAGCCCGTCATCGAGGTCGCCATCGAGCCGAAGACGAAGGCCGACCAGGAGAAGCTCGGCACGGCCATCCAGAAGCTGGCCGAGGAGGACCCGACCTTCCGCACCGAGAACAACCCCGAGACCGGTCAGACGGTCATCAAGGGCATGGGCGAGCTGCACCTCGACATCCTCGTCGACCGCATGAAGCGCGAGTTCAAGGTCGAGGCCAACGTCGGCAAGCCGCAGGTCGCGTACCGCGAGACCATCAAGGGCACCGTCGAGAAGTACGACTACACGCACAAGAAGCAGACGGGTGGCTCCGGCCAGTTCGCCAAGGTGCAGATCAAGCTCGAGCCGATGGAGGTCACGGCGGAGACGACCTACGAGTTCGTCAACGCGACGAGCGGCGGCCGCGTGCCCCGCGAGTACATCCCCTCGGTCGATGCGGGCATGCAGGACGCGATGCAGGTCGGCGTGCTCGCCGGCTTCCCGACGGTGGGCGTCAAGGCGACGCTCCTCGACGGTGCTGCGCACGACGTCGACTCCTCGGAGATGGCGTTCAAGATCGCCGGCAGCATGGCCTACAAGGAGGCTGCCCGCAAGGCTCAGCCGGTGCTCCTCGAGCCGCTCATGGCGGTCGAGGTGCGCACGCCGGAGGAGTACATGGGCGACGTCATCGGCGACCTGAACTCGCGTCGCGGGCAGATCCAGTCGATGGAGGACGCTCAGGGCGTGAAGGTCGTCAAGGCCCTCGTGCCGCTGTCGGAGATGTTCGGCTACGTCGGCGACCTGCGGTCGAAGACCTCGGGCCGGGCCGTCTACTCGATGGAGTTCTCGAGCTACGCCGAGGTTCCGAAGGTCGTCTCGGACGAGATCGTCCAGAAGAGCAAGGGCGAGTGA
- the tuf gene encoding elongation factor Tu, giving the protein MAKAKFERTKPHVNIGTIGHVDHGKTTLSAAISKVLADKYPSATNVQRDFASIDSAPEERQRGITINISHIEYETPKRHYAHVDAPGHADYIKNMITGAAQMDGAILVVAATDGPMAQTREHVLLAKQVGVPYLMVALNKSDMVDDEEILELVELEVRELLSSQGFPGDDAPVVRVSALKALEGDEAWTQAIVDLMDAADENIPDPVRDRDKPFLMPIEDVFTITGRGTVVTGRAERGTLAINSEVEIVGIRPTQKTTVTGIEMFHKQLDEAWAGENCGLLLRGTKREDVERGQVVVKPGSVTPHTNFEGTAYILAKDEGGRHNPFFTNYRPQFYFRTTDVTGVISLPEGTEMVMPGDTTDMTVELIQPIAMEEGLGFAIREGGRTVGAGTVTKIIK; this is encoded by the coding sequence GTGGCTAAGGCCAAGTTCGAGCGGACCAAGCCGCACGTCAACATCGGAACGATCGGTCACGTCGACCACGGCAAGACCACGCTGTCGGCGGCGATCTCGAAGGTCCTGGCTGACAAGTACCCGTCGGCGACCAACGTGCAGCGCGACTTCGCGTCGATCGACTCCGCTCCCGAGGAGCGCCAGCGCGGCATCACGATCAACATCTCGCACATCGAGTACGAGACGCCGAAGCGCCACTACGCGCACGTCGACGCTCCTGGTCACGCCGACTACATCAAGAACATGATCACGGGTGCGGCCCAGATGGACGGCGCGATCCTCGTGGTCGCCGCCACCGACGGCCCCATGGCGCAGACCCGCGAGCACGTGCTGCTCGCCAAGCAGGTCGGCGTGCCGTACCTGATGGTCGCGCTGAACAAGTCCGACATGGTCGACGACGAGGAGATCCTGGAGCTCGTCGAGCTCGAGGTCCGCGAGCTGCTCTCGAGCCAGGGCTTCCCCGGCGACGACGCTCCCGTCGTGCGCGTCTCGGCGCTCAAGGCCCTCGAGGGCGACGAGGCCTGGACCCAGGCCATCGTCGACCTGATGGACGCCGCTGACGAGAACATCCCGGACCCGGTCCGTGACCGCGACAAGCCGTTCCTCATGCCGATCGAGGACGTCTTCACGATCACCGGCCGTGGCACCGTCGTGACGGGTCGCGCCGAGCGCGGCACGCTCGCGATCAACTCCGAGGTCGAGATCGTCGGCATCCGCCCGACGCAGAAGACCACGGTCACGGGCATCGAGATGTTCCACAAGCAGCTCGACGAGGCATGGGCCGGCGAGAACTGCGGTCTGCTGCTCCGCGGCACCAAGCGCGAGGACGTCGAGCGCGGCCAGGTCGTCGTGAAGCCGGGCTCGGTCACGCCGCACACGAACTTCGAGGGCACCGCGTACATCCTCGCCAAGGACGAGGGTGGCCGTCACAACCCGTTCTTCACGAACTACCGCCCGCAGTTCTACTTCCGCACCACCGACGTCACCGGCGTCATCTCGCTGCCCGAGGGCACCGAGATGGTCATGCCCGGCGACACCACCGACATGACGGTCGAGCTGATCCAGCCGATCGCCATGGAGGAGGGCCTCGGCTTCGCCATCCGCGAGGGTGGCCGCACCGTCGGCGCCGGCACGGTCACGAAGATCATCAAGTAG
- a CDS encoding DUF1801 domain-containing protein, producing the protein MAEQKTQPTDASVTGFLDAAQPARRVEEGHRLLEILREETGAEPVMWGPSMVGFGSYHYVSPSKTSRTEGDWPKLGFSPRKAALTLYGLKDLPEGAALLPELGGYTEGAGCVYVKRLEQVDEAVLRQLVRIAWSRQDDGPRDA; encoded by the coding sequence ATGGCAGAGCAGAAGACCCAGCCCACCGATGCGAGCGTCACCGGCTTCCTCGACGCCGCCCAGCCCGCGCGCCGCGTCGAGGAGGGTCACCGCCTGCTCGAGATCCTGCGCGAGGAGACCGGGGCCGAGCCCGTCATGTGGGGACCGTCGATGGTCGGCTTCGGCAGCTACCACTACGTCTCCCCGTCGAAGACCTCGCGCACCGAGGGCGACTGGCCGAAGCTCGGCTTCTCGCCGCGCAAGGCCGCGCTCACGCTCTACGGGCTGAAGGACCTGCCCGAGGGCGCCGCGCTGCTGCCGGAGCTCGGCGGCTACACCGAGGGCGCGGGCTGCGTCTACGTGAAGCGGCTCGAGCAGGTCGACGAGGCGGTGCTGCGGCAGCTCGTGCGCATCGCCTGGAGCCGCCAGGACGACGGGCCGCGCGATGCCTGA
- a CDS encoding SCO4848 family membrane protein: MPEGVGTFGAVLLLVGAAFSIVVWPTFLRRVANDDRAKDAQGRPTRFLTVHVTLVAIAGVIAIAQAVAGVWWFLVA, translated from the coding sequence ATGCCTGAGGGCGTCGGCACGTTCGGCGCCGTGCTGCTGCTGGTGGGTGCGGCGTTCAGCATCGTCGTCTGGCCGACGTTCCTGCGCAGGGTCGCGAACGATGACCGTGCGAAGGATGCGCAGGGTCGCCCCACCCGGTTCCTGACGGTGCACGTCACCCTCGTCGCGATCGCCGGGGTGATCGCGATCGCGCAGGCGGTCGCCGGGGTCTGGTGGTTCCTGGTCGCCTGA
- a CDS encoding OsmC family protein, which yields MSITTASVIDVTADERDARLDGAERAWGDRLAADVANARLVFAADGTAAGAVATVVRAGRHELLVDEPAGLAGDDAGASPVEFALAALLGCQTVVYRLYAKRLGLAIDRLELRAEGDLDVRGLFGADDVRPGFAGIRVVVDIDGPESRERYDELRQIVDAHCPVHDLFSNPTPIETRLA from the coding sequence ATGAGCATCACCACCGCATCCGTCATCGACGTCACCGCCGACGAGCGCGACGCGCGCCTCGACGGCGCCGAGCGCGCCTGGGGCGACCGCCTCGCGGCCGACGTCGCGAACGCCCGCCTCGTCTTCGCCGCCGACGGCACCGCCGCGGGCGCGGTCGCGACGGTCGTGCGCGCCGGCCGCCACGAGCTGCTCGTCGACGAGCCCGCGGGCCTGGCCGGCGACGACGCTGGCGCGAGCCCCGTCGAGTTCGCGCTGGCCGCGCTGCTCGGCTGCCAGACCGTCGTCTACCGCCTGTACGCGAAGCGGCTGGGCCTCGCGATCGACCGGCTGGAGCTGCGCGCCGAGGGCGACCTCGACGTACGCGGGCTCTTCGGTGCCGACGACGTGCGCCCCGGCTTCGCGGGGATCCGCGTCGTGGTCGACATCGACGGCCCCGAGTCGCGCGAGCGCTACGACGAGCTGCGGCAGATCGTCGACGCGCACTGCCCGGTGCACGACCTGTTCTCGAACCCGACCCCGATCGAGACGCGCCTGGCCTGA